The proteins below are encoded in one region of Clostridium estertheticum:
- a CDS encoding YebC/PmpR family DNA-binding transcriptional regulator, translated as MSGHSKWHNIQQKKGKIDVIRGKVFTKLGKEIIMAAKNGGSKLEINAHLRDVVAKAKSNNMPLDTINRAIKKGAGELEGVNYEEIVYEGYGAEGVAVVVVTLTDKKNRSVATVRHAFDRHHGNMGAAGCVSWMFAKKGQIIIERTEVMDEDEIMMIALEAGAEDFNADEEMFEIITTAETFGQVREVLEKAGFEFASAEITMIPDNMVPVSMEGAAKVQDLIDTLEDNEDVQDVYHNAEYPDEFEG; from the coding sequence ATGTCAGGACATTCAAAATGGCATAATATTCAACAAAAAAAAGGTAAAATTGATGTTATAAGAGGTAAAGTTTTTACGAAATTAGGTAAAGAAATAATAATGGCAGCTAAAAATGGTGGATCTAAGTTAGAAATTAACGCTCATCTTAGAGATGTAGTTGCAAAGGCTAAATCTAATAATATGCCGCTCGACACAATAAATAGAGCAATTAAAAAAGGCGCTGGAGAGCTCGAAGGCGTAAACTACGAAGAAATAGTTTATGAAGGATACGGAGCAGAGGGTGTTGCTGTAGTGGTTGTAACGCTGACAGACAAAAAAAATAGAAGTGTTGCGACAGTAAGGCATGCTTTTGATAGACATCATGGAAATATGGGAGCAGCTGGATGTGTAAGCTGGATGTTTGCTAAAAAAGGGCAAATTATAATAGAGAGAACTGAAGTTATGGACGAGGATGAAATCATGATGATAGCTCTTGAAGCTGGGGCCGAAGATTTTAATGCAGATGAAGAGATGTTTGAAATTATAACTACTGCGGAAACATTTGGACAGGTAAGAGAAGTGCTCGAAAAAGCAGGCTTTGAATTTGCTTCAGCTGAGATTACAATGATTCCAGATAATATGGTTCCTGTTAGCATGGAAGGTGCAGCTAAGGTTCAGGATTTAATAGATACACTTGAGGATAACGAAGATGTTCAGGATGTCTATCACAATGCGGAGTATCCAGATGAATTTGAGGGATAG
- a CDS encoding nucleotidyltransferase domain-containing protein has translation MIKTILQYQKAFNSVVDRMKIDKSVLSVMVFGSMVTGDLWEESDIDFIVIVDKNYDEIRNLYSQEEGISVHVKLMSKEKFIQVYSNNLKGGYLHRIFSSSRLIFSKDMDITVRYDGGRLFPDVDRERWGISFLGKLLKEMGVCKKYLWSDAIYTSYSSATRCIEKYSKLFVNSSGYMISKDVMTMALNLNEEFKLCVDKLFFEKSNIKEVIQETMTFLEQSVDLSIKDNCNLLLNYMREQDKFVSAEEIMADDLFKEFDIDMEEVLNKLWKRDIIKKESRDFRIDKENILIKQNVYFV, from the coding sequence ATGATAAAAACTATTTTACAATATCAGAAGGCTTTTAATAGTGTGGTTGACAGGATGAAAATTGATAAATCTGTTTTATCAGTAATGGTTTTTGGAAGTATGGTAACAGGTGATTTATGGGAAGAATCAGATATTGATTTTATAGTAATTGTTGATAAAAATTATGATGAAATTAGGAACTTATATTCGCAAGAAGAGGGCATTTCAGTTCATGTTAAACTTATGAGTAAGGAAAAATTTATTCAAGTTTATTCTAATAATTTAAAGGGTGGATATTTGCATAGAATTTTCTCGTCATCAAGGTTAATATTTTCAAAAGATATGGATATAACAGTAAGATATGACGGTGGTAGACTTTTTCCTGATGTTGATAGAGAACGTTGGGGCATTAGTTTTTTAGGAAAATTATTAAAAGAAATGGGAGTTTGTAAAAAGTATTTATGGAGTGATGCTATATATACTTCATACAGTTCTGCAACAAGATGTATAGAAAAGTACTCAAAGCTGTTTGTTAATTCATCTGGATATATGATTAGCAAGGATGTTATGACTATGGCACTTAATTTAAATGAAGAATTTAAACTTTGCGTTGATAAATTGTTTTTTGAAAAATCAAATATAAAAGAGGTAATTCAAGAAACAATGACGTTTTTAGAACAGAGTGTAGACTTAAGTATTAAGGATAATTGTAATTTGCTCTTGAACTATATGAGAGAACAAGATAAGTTTGTAAGTGCAGAAGAAATTATGGCGGATGATTTGTTTAAGGAATTTGATATAGATATGGAAGAAGTTCTTAATAAACTATGGAAAAGAGATATTATTAAAAAAGAAAGTAGAGATTTTAGGATAGATAAGGAAAATATATTGATTAAGCAAAATGTGTATTTCGTTTAA
- a CDS encoding tyrosine-type recombinase/integrase produces MLINDALKEFIFDCEIRKISPRTLKSYRNNNLRFFNYVKQEFNIIELEEFSHLHIKKYFRFLIDKGLTETYANGILKCMRAFFVYCINEEYVIVNPCLKVSWQRVPKTLINTFTDLEIINMVDAFDYLNYLNARNKTIIAFLVDTGARNAETCGVLNNNIKDNFVLIKGKGNKERQVGLSSELKKIMMKYNRIKDYYFKDKVINHENYFLSNTGLPLTVETIEGVVKTAGEIAGVRKEIRCSPHTIRHYFAQKQLRNKLDIYSLSRILGHENVMITKIYLQSIKDEEIVNMSIKTSPLTSVRGGKKLIKGNYSGGVFLYM; encoded by the coding sequence GTGTTAATAAATGATGCGTTAAAAGAATTTATATTTGATTGTGAGATAAGAAAAATCAGTCCAAGAACTTTAAAGAGTTATAGAAATAATAATCTGCGTTTTTTTAATTATGTAAAACAAGAATTTAACATTATTGAACTAGAAGAGTTTTCTCATTTGCACATTAAGAAATATTTTCGATTTTTAATAGATAAAGGACTTACAGAAACTTATGCAAATGGAATTCTAAAATGTATGAGAGCATTTTTTGTTTACTGCATTAATGAGGAATATGTAATTGTAAATCCATGTTTAAAAGTGTCATGGCAAAGAGTACCTAAGACATTAATAAATACATTTACTGATTTGGAAATAATAAATATGGTAGATGCATTTGACTATTTAAATTACTTAAATGCAAGGAATAAAACTATTATAGCTTTTCTAGTTGACACAGGGGCAAGAAATGCTGAGACTTGTGGTGTATTAAACAATAACATAAAAGACAATTTTGTATTAATTAAAGGGAAAGGTAATAAAGAAAGGCAAGTTGGATTAAGTTCAGAACTAAAAAAAATTATGATGAAATACAATAGAATTAAAGATTACTATTTTAAAGATAAAGTAATTAATCATGAGAATTATTTTCTATCAAACACAGGATTACCACTTACCGTTGAAACTATTGAAGGGGTGGTAAAAACAGCAGGTGAAATAGCAGGTGTAAGAAAAGAAATTAGGTGTTCTCCTCACACAATAAGACACTATTTTGCTCAAAAACAGTTGCGTAATAAGTTAGATATTTACAGCTTATCTCGTATTCTTGGACATGAGAATGTAATGATTACAAAGATATATTTACAATCAATAAAGGACGAGGAAATAGTTAACATGTCTATAAAAACCTCACCATTGACATCAGTGAGGGGAGGGAAAAAGCTAATTAAAGGTAATTACAGTGGTGGAGTATTCCTATATATGTAA
- the hflX gene encoding GTPase HflX gives MIYGNIDGVKNSILNKLEKACELSVSKDSILSVELVDILVEVTQNLDREVSAAIDRKGQIISMGIGDSSTVELPIIDIREGRLSGVKIIHTHPNGNSRLSALDMSALVKLKLDCIVAIGVSPEKENLKYNIGFCGIDKGILVEEEVGPISLNEVIEYDILDKIKYIEKLMKTCDVIEDDTERAILVGIGSEEDLVELTELARACNVETVDAILQNRHKIDAALYIGRGKAEEIAGLRQALRANLVIFDDELSGSQVRNLEEVLGCKVIDRTTLILEIFARRARTREAKIQVELAQLKYRLPRLTGLGTMLSRTGAGIGTRGPGEKKLEIDKRRIREGIFDLNKELAKIRTTRSVQREKRSRESISKVSLVGYTNSGKSTLRNALCDVAALKSVAIKDKVFEADMLFATLDVTTRALLLPDNRVAAVTDTVGFIRKLPHDLVEAFKSTLEEVAYSDLLLHVVDVSSETAELQIEAVDYVLTELNVIDKPVILVLNKIDKASPENILKIKEKYKELKCIEISAKNGTNLEGLLKNVCKDLPYTLKKIEVLIPYTDQAMVAYLHRGSMVDSEEYNEEGTLMSVRADDEVYNKCKKYILT, from the coding sequence ATGATATATGGAAATATAGATGGAGTTAAAAATTCAATTTTAAATAAATTAGAAAAGGCTTGTGAATTAAGCGTTTCTAAAGATTCTATTTTGTCTGTTGAATTGGTAGATATATTAGTTGAGGTAACACAAAATCTAGATAGAGAAGTTAGTGCAGCTATAGATAGAAAGGGCCAGATTATAAGTATGGGTATTGGCGACAGTAGTACTGTGGAACTGCCTATAATTGATATAAGAGAAGGACGTTTATCAGGGGTTAAAATAATACACACCCATCCAAATGGCAATTCTAGACTATCAGCGCTTGATATGTCAGCACTTGTAAAATTAAAATTAGATTGTATAGTGGCTATTGGAGTAAGTCCGGAAAAGGAAAATTTAAAATACAACATAGGTTTTTGTGGAATAGATAAAGGTATTTTAGTAGAAGAAGAAGTGGGTCCAATAAGTTTAAATGAAGTAATTGAATATGATATTTTAGACAAAATTAAATACATTGAAAAATTAATGAAAACATGTGACGTTATTGAAGATGATACAGAACGAGCTATTTTAGTAGGGATAGGCAGTGAAGAGGATTTAGTAGAACTCACAGAACTTGCAAGAGCGTGTAATGTAGAGACTGTAGACGCTATACTTCAAAATAGACATAAAATAGATGCAGCTTTATATATAGGTAGAGGAAAAGCAGAAGAAATAGCAGGTCTAAGGCAAGCGTTAAGAGCAAATCTAGTTATATTTGATGATGAATTATCAGGTTCTCAAGTTAGAAACTTGGAAGAAGTTCTTGGGTGTAAGGTAATAGACAGAACTACACTAATTTTAGAGATTTTTGCACGAAGAGCAAGAACTAGGGAAGCAAAAATACAAGTTGAGCTTGCACAATTAAAATATAGATTACCAAGATTAACTGGACTTGGAACAATGCTTTCAAGGACAGGTGCTGGAATTGGAACAAGAGGACCAGGAGAGAAAAAGCTAGAAATTGATAAAAGACGAATAAGAGAAGGTATTTTTGATTTAAACAAAGAATTAGCAAAAATAAGAACAACTAGAAGTGTACAAAGGGAGAAGAGAAGTCGCGAGAGTATCTCAAAAGTATCGTTAGTAGGATACACTAATTCTGGTAAATCAACGCTTAGAAATGCATTGTGTGATGTAGCAGCATTAAAAAGTGTTGCTATAAAGGACAAAGTGTTTGAAGCAGATATGCTCTTTGCAACACTAGATGTAACAACAAGAGCATTACTATTACCTGATAATAGAGTGGCAGCAGTAACGGATACAGTAGGTTTTATAAGAAAACTCCCTCATGACTTAGTTGAAGCGTTTAAATCAACGCTTGAAGAAGTGGCATACTCCGATTTGTTGTTACATGTTGTAGATGTATCATCTGAAACTGCAGAGCTACAAATAGAGGCTGTAGATTATGTATTAACGGAATTAAACGTAATTGATAAACCGGTGATATTGGTGTTAAATAAAATTGATAAAGCCTCACCAGAAAATATTTTAAAAATCAAAGAAAAATATAAGGAATTAAAATGTATAGAGATATCGGCTAAAAATGGTACGAATTTGGAAGGACTATTGAAAAACGTTTGCAAGGATCTTCCATACACTCTTAAAAAAATTGAGGTGCTTATTCCATACACTGATCAGGCTATGGTTGCATATTTACATAGGGGTTCAATGGTTGATTCAGAAGAGTACAACGAGGAAGGAACACTTATGTCAGTACGAGCAGATGATGAAGTTTACAACAAATGTAAAAAATATATTTTAACTTAG
- a CDS encoding RrF2 family transcriptional regulator, whose translation MNISTKGRYGLRAMVDIAVHSFGDYIPLKIIAERQAISENYLEQVFSILRKAKLVKSARGSQGGYTLSTEASKITVGEVLRILEGDLNIAGDDDGAAGLDNNIKVCIDTIVWQEVNKQINKVMDSVTLQDLVEKYKSLNAEYTLDFII comes from the coding sequence ATGAATATTTCTACTAAAGGAAGATACGGTTTAAGAGCAATGGTAGATATAGCTGTGCATTCATTTGGTGACTATATACCATTAAAAATTATCGCTGAAAGACAAGCAATTTCTGAAAATTATTTAGAACAAGTTTTTTCAATACTTAGAAAAGCTAAACTAGTGAAAAGTGCGAGAGGATCCCAAGGTGGTTATACCCTTTCAACTGAAGCATCAAAAATCACAGTAGGTGAGGTTTTAAGAATACTTGAAGGTGACTTAAATATCGCAGGTGATGATGATGGAGCTGCAGGTCTTGATAATAACATAAAGGTTTGTATAGACACTATCGTATGGCAGGAAGTTAATAAACAAATTAATAAAGTTATGGATTCTGTAACTCTACAGGACCTAGTAGAAAAATATAAAAGTCTAAATGCAGAATATACCTTAGATTTTATAATATAA
- a CDS encoding DUF4352 domain-containing protein — protein MSKLVNCKACNKEIAKGVNKCPSCGKDQRNFFGQHKILVGIVVIVAIVIASNIGGETKPTIATNTATTQTTAKVKATTPVAQTSFKVGDNVKLKNYNVKVNKVYTVEGDEYTKPAEGNEFLAIDCTVENTSSTEQSISSIMMFKVVDKDGRAKDISIMGITASKAGQLDGKVGAGRKMSGVYAVEVPKGTKGLELEFNASFLSSGQLVVKLN, from the coding sequence ATGAGTAAGTTAGTAAATTGTAAAGCGTGTAACAAGGAAATAGCAAAGGGTGTTAATAAATGTCCAAGCTGTGGAAAAGATCAGAGGAATTTCTTTGGTCAACATAAAATATTAGTAGGAATTGTTGTTATAGTAGCTATTGTGATTGCAAGTAATATAGGAGGAGAGACTAAACCCACCATAGCAACAAACACTGCAACAACTCAAACTACTGCTAAGGTTAAAGCTACAACACCCGTAGCACAGACTTCTTTTAAAGTTGGAGACAATGTAAAATTAAAAAATTATAACGTTAAGGTAAATAAAGTTTATACAGTAGAAGGTGATGAATATACAAAACCTGCTGAAGGAAATGAATTTTTAGCAATTGATTGTACTGTAGAGAATACATCAAGTACAGAACAAAGTATATCATCAATTATGATGTTTAAAGTTGTTGACAAAGATGGTAGAGCAAAAGATATTTCTATTATGGGAATAACAGCTTCAAAAGCAGGACAATTAGATGGTAAAGTAGGAGCAGGAAGAAAAATGAGTGGAGTGTATGCTGTAGAAGTTCCAAAAGGTACTAAAGGATTAGAATTAGAATTTAATGCAAGTTTCTTATCAAGTGGTCAATTAGTTGTTAAATTAAATTAA
- a CDS encoding sporulation membrane protein YtaF, which yields MELILSALSFSLSSNLDNVVIGIAYGIKKVKIGIIANLIIAIVTSTATFLSMIIGAYISEFLPRAAANGIGAIIIIILGLYFVSQSIIKLVNNTKSKELALKDITDMIEYAEKSDLDNSGDISNKEALIIASGLTFNNLGTGIAASITGVSIQFTVISTFILSFLAIKFGEAAGNHVLGKILGKFAPLFSGILLILLGIIEFIN from the coding sequence ATGGAATTAATTTTATCTGCATTATCATTTAGCTTATCCTCTAACCTAGATAACGTAGTTATAGGAATTGCTTACGGAATAAAAAAAGTAAAAATAGGGATAATTGCAAATCTCATAATAGCAATTGTAACATCTACAGCAACATTTTTATCTATGATAATTGGGGCTTATATATCGGAATTTTTGCCTCGCGCTGCAGCCAATGGAATAGGTGCTATTATTATTATTATTTTGGGATTATATTTTGTATCCCAAAGCATAATAAAACTTGTTAATAATACTAAGTCAAAGGAACTTGCCTTAAAAGATATTACTGATATGATAGAGTATGCTGAAAAATCAGACTTAGATAATTCTGGTGATATAAGTAATAAAGAAGCACTCATTATAGCATCTGGATTAACCTTTAATAATTTAGGAACAGGTATTGCCGCAAGTATAACCGGAGTTAGTATCCAGTTTACAGTCATATCGACATTTATATTAAGTTTTCTTGCAATCAAATTTGGTGAAGCTGCAGGTAATCATGTCTTGGGTAAAATTTTAGGTAAATTTGCCCCATTATTTTCAGGTATATTGCTAATATTACTTGGTATTATTGAATTTATAAATTAA
- a CDS encoding YigZ family protein, producing MSYFTIKDESIAEFKEKKSIFIGHGKRVENEDEAKEFIQTIKNKHKQARHNVYAYIIGERREIQRYSDDGEPQGTGGIPMLEVLKKSDITDVVVVVTRYFGGILLGTGGLARAYSKGASLAIKEGGVVEKVNGVSLEIIIEYDLLGKVQHVCAKDNFYIEHVEYTDIVKIKILCQYSNLENLKSQITEVSSGKALFEEEKEKMYFKLEHRLYDSEIINSTLLNEKEN from the coding sequence ATGAGCTATTTTACTATAAAAGATGAATCAATTGCTGAATTTAAAGAAAAAAAATCAATATTTATTGGTCATGGAAAAAGAGTTGAAAATGAAGATGAAGCTAAGGAATTTATTCAAACAATTAAAAATAAGCACAAACAAGCAAGGCACAATGTTTATGCATATATAATTGGTGAAAGAAGAGAAATACAAAGATATAGTGATGATGGAGAACCTCAAGGTACTGGAGGAATTCCAATGCTAGAAGTGTTAAAAAAAAGTGATATAACTGATGTAGTGGTGGTAGTAACTAGATATTTTGGAGGAATTCTTCTAGGAACTGGAGGGCTTGCAAGAGCGTACTCAAAAGGTGCATCCCTAGCTATTAAAGAAGGCGGGGTAGTTGAGAAAGTTAACGGTGTTTCACTTGAAATAATAATTGAATATGATTTATTAGGAAAAGTGCAACATGTCTGTGCTAAAGATAACTTTTATATAGAACATGTAGAGTATACAGACATTGTAAAAATTAAAATACTCTGTCAGTATAGCAATTTGGAAAATCTAAAGTCACAAATAACTGAGGTTAGCTCAGGAAAGGCTTTGTTTGAAGAAGAGAAAGAGAAAATGTATTTTAAGCTAGAACATAGATTATATGATAGTGAAATTATAAATTCAACACTTTTAAATGAGAAAGAGAACTAA
- a CDS encoding Crp/Fnr family transcriptional regulator, producing the protein MSQCNCTSCNNTLCAKKVPIFSSLSDEQIKKIVDMTGHNSYEKGDILCREGTKSDTLFIINEGGVKISKLTKDGKEQIVHILTSGDFFGELSLFNDNETYNFNVYAISPLKICTLTKQNMDGILINNPEISLKLLQVITKRLSQTENLAQNLATNDAEIRIAYMILVFAEKYGVSTAQGLQVKLPINREEMASYVGVTRETISRKLSKFEDLGILVHKGNKLLVIKSLDMLKSYVE; encoded by the coding sequence ATGAGTCAGTGTAACTGTACTAGTTGTAATAACACTCTATGCGCGAAAAAAGTTCCCATATTTTCTTCGCTTTCAGATGAGCAGATAAAAAAAATTGTAGATATGACGGGACATAATTCTTATGAAAAAGGAGATATCCTATGTCGCGAAGGAACGAAATCTGATACTTTATTTATAATTAATGAAGGCGGAGTAAAGATTTCAAAACTCACTAAAGATGGTAAGGAACAAATTGTTCACATTCTAACCAGTGGTGACTTTTTTGGTGAACTAAGTCTTTTTAATGATAACGAGACTTATAATTTTAACGTTTACGCTATATCCCCACTAAAAATATGTACACTTACTAAGCAAAACATGGATGGAATTCTTATAAATAATCCTGAAATTTCTTTGAAATTGCTTCAAGTAATTACAAAACGTTTAAGTCAGACTGAAAATCTTGCTCAGAATCTTGCTACAAATGATGCTGAAATTAGAATTGCTTATATGATATTAGTATTTGCTGAAAAATATGGTGTTTCTACCGCCCAGGGTCTTCAGGTTAAGTTACCTATTAATCGAGAGGAGATGGCAAGTTATGTAGGGGTAACAAGAGAAACAATAAGCAGAAAGCTTAGTAAATTTGAAGATTTAGGAATTTTAGTTCATAAAGGTAATAAGCTATTAGTCATAAAGTCGTTAGATATGTTAAAATCCTATGTGGAATAA
- a CDS encoding HEAT repeat domain-containing protein: MKKGLVEIDWLSISKYSNEEISYFLFLEGKTMEAICKIRNLDNAIVQKHIIDGKIKYRFLVHSNDTDELFKSIAKAGKEDKIYFLNSISEDNKNQLIELIRTNYVEMHPKDKEVAVWILGELNEKSSLNILIKASVHKFINVRRMAVSAMGKLGDLRAEGALLRALEDENPQVISYAIKSLGKIKSEKAIVKIKYIYENTDKQYIINAAQSFLLLMGQIEI, translated from the coding sequence TTGAAAAAGGGATTAGTTGAAATTGACTGGTTATCTATTAGTAAATATTCTAATGAGGAAATATCCTATTTCTTGTTTTTAGAGGGAAAAACGATGGAGGCCATATGTAAAATTAGAAATTTGGATAATGCCATTGTACAAAAACACATTATAGATGGTAAAATTAAATATAGATTTTTAGTGCATAGCAATGATACTGATGAACTTTTTAAGAGCATTGCTAAAGCAGGGAAAGAAGATAAAATCTATTTTTTAAATTCGATAAGTGAAGATAATAAAAACCAATTAATTGAATTAATAAGGACCAATTATGTGGAGATGCATCCGAAGGACAAAGAGGTTGCTGTTTGGATCTTAGGCGAATTAAATGAAAAATCTTCTTTAAATATATTAATTAAAGCATCTGTGCATAAATTTATAAATGTGCGGCGAATGGCAGTCTCAGCTATGGGAAAATTAGGTGACTTAAGGGCTGAAGGAGCATTACTTAGAGCACTTGAGGATGAAAATCCACAAGTGATAAGTTATGCAATAAAGTCCCTGGGTAAAATAAAGAGTGAAAAAGCTATTGTAAAAATAAAGTATATATATGAAAACACAGACAAACAATACATAATTAACGCTGCGCAGAGTTTTTTATTGCTGATGGGGCAAATAGAGATATAA
- a CDS encoding PLP-dependent aminotransferase family protein yields the protein MYRYEIKFSNDIPKYLEISKHIKKLIDENNIDDGEKLLSIRKLAKILKVNEVTIVSAYKKLEAEGYAYQKMGSGTYAKRRDTNIKFKKEYSNTLKKISSQNLKSYVDFTGEITSSEFFPVTVFKDVLNEVLDRDGTEAFAYKESLGYEGLRNSISTFFWNNRVSSEDILILSGAQQGIDIVSKSIINVHDNVIVEKPTYGGALTVFKWRRANIFEVDILEDGVDLIQFEAILKKNRIKCFYAMSYFQNPTGATYSFEKKVRILELAEIYDFYIVEDDYLSELIYDNKEYKSFKSLDVNDKVIYIKSFSKIFLPGIRLGYMISPQKCKEYIQNSKINTDISTSSLMQRALDLYINKDLWKEHISRLNTAYKDKYNFMLECIEKYLGAKASYYTPGGGIHFYFKIATDLKINSMELFYRCMNKKVLITPGVLFYKNAKEGNNYFRLSFSEIKKPEIEEGIKIISEILSEK from the coding sequence ATGTATAGATATGAAATAAAATTTAGTAACGACATTCCTAAATACCTAGAAATATCAAAGCATATAAAAAAATTAATTGATGAAAATAATATTGATGATGGCGAAAAATTACTCTCAATAAGGAAATTAGCCAAAATACTTAAAGTTAATGAAGTTACAATAGTAAGTGCTTATAAAAAACTTGAAGCTGAGGGCTATGCATATCAAAAGATGGGAAGTGGTACTTATGCTAAAAGAAGAGACACAAACATTAAGTTTAAAAAGGAATACTCTAATACACTAAAAAAAATATCTAGTCAAAATTTAAAAAGTTATGTGGATTTTACTGGAGAAATTACAAGTAGTGAATTTTTCCCTGTGACAGTCTTTAAAGACGTGCTGAATGAGGTATTAGATAGAGATGGTACAGAGGCTTTTGCATATAAGGAATCACTTGGGTATGAGGGACTTAGAAATAGTATAAGTACTTTCTTTTGGAATAATAGGGTAAGTAGTGAAGATATATTGATACTCTCAGGTGCACAACAGGGAATTGATATAGTTTCAAAATCTATAATTAACGTTCATGACAATGTAATTGTAGAAAAGCCAACATATGGTGGTGCACTGACGGTTTTTAAATGGAGAAGAGCTAATATATTTGAAGTTGATATATTAGAAGATGGTGTGGATTTAATCCAATTTGAAGCAATATTAAAAAAGAATAGAATTAAATGCTTTTATGCAATGAGTTATTTCCAAAACCCAACAGGCGCCACTTATAGTTTTGAGAAAAAGGTAAGAATATTAGAACTAGCAGAAATATATGACTTTTATATAGTGGAAGATGATTATTTATCTGAACTAATATATGATAATAAGGAATATAAAAGTTTTAAGAGCTTAGACGTAAATGATAAAGTTATTTATATAAAGAGTTTTTCAAAGATATTTTTACCTGGGATAAGGCTAGGATATATGATATCACCACAAAAATGTAAGGAGTATATTCAGAATTCTAAAATTAATACAGATATATCAACATCTAGTCTTATGCAACGTGCTTTAGATTTATATATAAATAAAGATCTTTGGAAAGAGCACATAAGCCGCCTCAATACGGCCTATAAAGATAAATATAATTTTATGTTAGAATGTATAGAAAAATATTTAGGCGCCAAGGCTAGTTATTATACGCCTGGAGGAGGAATTCATTTTTATTTTAAAATAGCTACTGATCTAAAAATTAATTCAATGGAATTGTTTTATAGATGTATGAATAAGAAGGTTTTAATTACACCAGGAGTACTATTTTATAAAAATGCAAAAGAAGGTAACAATTATTTTAGGTTGAGTTTTTCGGAAATAAAAAAGCCTGAAATAGAAGAAGGAATTAAGATTATCTCAGAGATACTAAGTGAAAAATAA